Genomic DNA from Oryza sativa Japonica Group chromosome 5, ASM3414082v1:
CGTCCACCTATgattgggctgtgtttagatcagggcgaaaagttttagcgtgtcacatcggagtattaaacgtatactaataacaaaacaaattacagattctacatataaactgcgagacgaatttattaagcctaactaatctatcttagcaaatatttactgtagcaccacattagcaaatcatggagcaattaggcttaaaagattcgtctcgcaattacacgcaatctgtgtaattagtttttctttttgtctatatttaatactctatgcatgtgtctaaacatttaatgtgacatGCTGGAAAATTTTTGCGGAACTAAATATAGCCTTGGTTTTTGCCGTATTTTAATCATTTGGAAGATTCTTTAGCTTTAATTATTTTCCATGTGTTTTGTGGATGCCTACTGTAGCTTTGCATCAACCAAATTTGACTAATAATTCGATTTCGAGTGCAATATAGGTCCAATCACTATATAAGTCACTTACCTGATctattttaaggtttttctaGTGGATTTTAACTTCACCGTCTAATCACCATCCAACGGTATATATACAAgttagtcttttttttctttttcttttctttttcagtggTGGAGTTGGCTCCCTGGCTGACCGAGCAATCGTCCAGCTCTATCCCGGGAGTTGCTATTGTTTATCAGTGAAAATAACTATAAAAATTAATCGACGATCAGAAAACATTTTTTGTCACCCAGGTTCTAGAAGAAGCCACCTTGCTTAGGAAGAAGCCATGGTGGAGCGCAGATTGCTATGCTAGCACTCACATGGTTTTGTGAGAGGGGGCATGAGCTCGCTGGAGGTGGAAAAACAAGCTCTGTTAAATTCCAATCGAAATTCCAATATTTGTACTTTCACGATAATTTTTTGTTAACATGTTGTCTTCCACAGGAGGTTGCCGCGGGCGCGTTagcgggaggagggggggggggggggagacaaACGTGAAAAACTACTGCCTAATAACTGTGAAAAATACAAGACAAAACATCTCTCACCCATTAATCCTGAGAAAGCTAAATATGTAGTTGTAAACTTAAAAACTACCGTAAAATAGAAAATGAACGTTCGAGATTTGTTCACATCGCCATGATTAAAACTTTACTCTTGTTAGATTAATGGGCTACAcccaattaaatcctaataaattCCATTAGCCCACATTAAGTGCTATGGGTAATAATACCACTGTAGAAATCTAAGTGAAGAGGTCTCAACTTAAATATGGAGCTAGTTGAGAGtctctgttgaccggttgagatggTGCGTGGACAGCCAGCCGGggcgggacggggcgaggcgaggcaggctacttctctctctcgttttgtaacggacggtaataacgtcgtgaattgattccgtcTTGTAACGGGCGGTAATAAAACgccgtgaattgattccgtcgGTTATAGAATTAAACGTCGTAGAATTGATTCTGTATTAACAAGTGTgtcggttacggaattaaacgtcgtgaattgattccgtcAGTTACGGGATTAAACGTCGTGAACTGATTCCGTATCAACGAGCGCGTCGGTTACGGGATTAAATgccgtgaattgattccgtcggttacggaattaaacaTTGTGAATTAATTCAATATTAACGAGCACATCGGTTACGAATTTAAACATCGTGATTGATGATCCCAAACGTTACTCTCGCGctcacatatatatactccgcaGCGACTAGAAGGAAGAAGATAAGTTCTTCCCGACGTCTCTTGCACTTCACCGgttcctcctcctctgttccTCCTTCTCTGTTCCTGCGCTGTAGAATCCTTCACCGGTTATGTTCACCTGCACGCAAGGAACTCCGTCCGTTTGAGAACCTGCACGGGTAGGCGGGCAATCATGTTTTTGGGTAACGCTTCAAGCGCGACTGCTCTGGTTCTTCGACGACAACATTGCATCTTCCTCTACTTGCTTTACCATGGTTTCTACTAGAGAGAACGGAGGAAACAACATCAACGGAGCCAATACGAATGCTTCAACATCTTCTGCACCGTTCTCTGGGTATAAAATTGAactttatttgattttcttctTGTTATTTACATGTTAACAATGTTATCcataggatttcaatcctatgtgaATATAAACGATGTCTATGCTTATTTTACCTTAAGTATGCTCATGTTTACGTTTAGTCTCATCGCTAGATCGCTTCTAATTATGTATGTTATGATTATTCTcttaatattttagattaaaatatgCTGAGTTATGATTAAATTTTCAACAACTCTTAAATTTAACCATCAATAAAAGTTTTAATAGAAGTTAAAGATTTACTCGTAGTAACGTGACAAATTTCAAATGTCCATGTTAAAATTCTACGGTAGTTTTTATGTTTCcggcatatatttttcttttaacgGGAGCCATCCTCCTATCCTACCTAGCATGTTTTCCCTTTCCTAGCCTCTCATAGTCATAGGTGGGCACTGGTAGCTAGGCAGCGACGCCGACCTGTCGCCGCCGGGGACCATAGTCATCACTGTAGTGACATTGTTGGACCTCTTCAAGCTTTGCCTTCTCCCCTCCTCCAGTCCTCTTCTCAGatattttcagattttttttttgttgacctACTAGTGTGTAAATGTTTTTGGGATAGTACTCCATTTTCGAAGAGGAGAACTGAACATGTCACTAGACTCACTACTCCGTAGCAATCTACGGAGAAGTAACAATGAGGGCacgtttggtacagctccaactcctaaatttaactccaggagttgggtctggagtggagttgtggagctgcctaaacccagcttcaCAACTCCAGTTCATTttatgagagagctccacccaactccactcccagttttggtggagctgaaactgtttggctgagctccagctctaggaggggtgaagctggagctggagctgtgccaaacaggccctgatTGATGATTAGTCAAACAAGGCGGCAGATACTTTGAGATGTTTTGTGCGACACACAGCAACAGCAGCTGGAAATATCTCTTGAACTTATCGATAAATGTATGGTAGTAATAAGTTGCTAACTATCTACCCTTTCCTGTCTAAAATATGACAAACCAGTACTGTATTAAACATAATTTAGTATTACAAATCAAGATTTAAGTATTAGTGTTGTTTAATCAAGTACAATATTTTATAACGAAATGAGTAATTCGACAAAAAATTACTTTATCCGTTCCGTTCTTTAATATAAGGGACTTCCGTCATATAGGTGATAGCAGAATTAACAACATGTGTACTATCCACAATTCTTTCCTAAATACACGTTGCTTTAAGAGATGGAGAAGCATTAATTTCCCCCTCACTAAATAACCGATGTCATTTTTACTAGTACtattagataatttattgtaTTTCACAGTACGGTACAAATTGAGGGCaatagaaacaaaaaagacaactACGATTCTTTCTCTGCACAAACCAAAAATGAACTCCTGCTACGACCTCACAATCGATCGGCTCATCAATAGATCGAGATAGCTAGGTTGGCCATGAACCCGTTCTGTCCCCAGACGATTTCCCAGTCGACACAGATCGAATCATCTTCAAACAAGATTTAGATTTGAACAAATCATTATCCCCAATGCAAAccccattcattcattcatgcaTTGCCGACGACCAATCAAAAATGCCAAGTTGAGCCTCAACTTTGGCCCGGTCTAACTACTTGTTGGCCTCATATCACGCATGCATATGAGACTGGCTACCACATCGATCGGTAACCACCAAACCAGATATTTTGTTGCTACACATCTGCACTGCATGCTCTGCTCTGCACCCTACGTACACATCCCCTTCCTGATCGATCACTCATTAGCACAACCAGCTGCTTCATCAACTTGCAGGTAATCAATAGTGACATGCAACTGCAAAATGGTCCTGCAGAGTACGCTTGTATCTGCACCATGACAATTATATTGTAACACACACTTGACACTTTCATTGATCCATTCGTTTTAAGTTGTTTGTCGTTTCGGCTTTGTTCTAAATCAaatatactacttcctccgtttcacaatgtaagtcattctaacatttttcacattcatattgatgttaatgaatctaaacttatatatatgtctagatggaaaatactagaatgacttacattgtgaaatagaGAGAGTACATATGTCTATTCGTGACAATCAACTTCTAAAAGAAATTGTAGTTTAACAATAGgtaaattatatattatgaaagtatttctcaagataaatataaaaatataaatcttacAATGTTAGAAATTGATATCGAAGATACAAATGTTTGTCTTAGGACGAAGTTAGAACAAGTAATTTAAAACAGTTAGGGTATTAAGTATGTTGACATATACTCCCtcaatttcaaaatgtttgacaccgttgactttttagcacatgtttgaccgttcgtcttattcaaaaaattttatgaaatatgtaaaactatatgtgtacgtgaaagtatatttaataatgaatcaaatgatatgaaaagaataaataattacttaaaatttttgaataagacgaatggtcaaacacgtacttaaaaagtcaactgtgtcaaacattttgaaacggagggagtatatgttttgTACTTTTGTAAGTAAGAGTACTTTTGATTTGTTAATGCAACTAGCATTAGAGGGGTGATGCATCCAGATCAACAAAGTGACACCAAACTATTGTTGTATAGGAGTAAGAGTTTGACTAGGTACACTTGAATTTGACAGAACCCTGGCCGGCAAAAACTATGGAAGCATATGCGAATTGCGCAATTGGATAACTCCAGATAAGAAAGCGACCATAATAAGTTTAACAACGCCACTGTTGAATTAGTTTTTGTCAAAAAGCACATCACTGCTCACTTGTCAAGTCGACAAGTCATCACTTCATttctaatttttcctttttctttttgtttcttttctagtATTTTGAAATGAATTGTGGATGGTGACGTGGAACAGAAAAGTCACGCGCTGAAACCGACGTGTACCAACGGGAGGAGCTCGACGTGTAGGCCATCTGGAAtgatggaagaagaagaagtgacTTCTGGTTGGGTAGGCAAAGGAGTTGCTGCTAAGTAATGGAAGGGGTGTTTTTGTAATTTTACAAGGCGGTTAGGACAAGCAAGATTTGGACACCTGTCGTGTCCTATGCTCATATGGTATTAAAATATGTTAGTTGAAAATCATAATCTAATGAAGAAAGGATTAGTTTATGGAGTACTAGGGCTCTTGGTTGCCATGTGGAGTATTTCAGTGAGTAGCAAGTGTCCAGTTTCCAGTGAGATGGCACCCATGGATTTCTGTCTCATAAAAATGCAATTAAAATTTTTGTACTGCCTCATTCAATACTTTTATCCTTTTTAGCTAATCTAAACACAAACTAAAGCGTGACAAAAGTAGAATTCTCTCTTATTGAAAAATGTGAGTAAACTTTGTGATTGGAAAGAAGTCGTACAAAATTGGACTGAATTCATATGCCATCTGTATCAATACATAAACCGGTTATCAAGACACATTTGTAACGATAAAAACAATGTACAGTACGTACTAGAAACATTTCTTGGATCCCATTTCAATAATCATTCTGACAAGGAAAACAACCAAATGGGCACAAACAGTTTCGCTTTCTTGATAGCCATGTCGCAGCCACAGCTTTGTTTGCTAGAATGAGACACCCCTGATTCCTCAGCCACATACTTAGATTAAGAAACTAATCACCTTCCTCAATCTTGGTTCCTAATCCGCTATAAAAAGCAGAGGAAAGCAGAGGAGACAGGCAGAGCAGAGGAGAGAACCCCACcttggcaaaaagaaaagaaaaataatatcatCGCACTTTTTGCTGCCCTTTTCATCCCCTCGGATATTCACGAAGCAAATCTCTCTgcaattcttttcttttttttttttgatcttGCGGATCTTCTCCATTGAGGAAAGGCGAGAGCTTTGGGATCGATTCCGGGCCATGGCGAAGGAGGTGGATCCGTGCGACCacggcgaggtcgtcgacgccggGTGCGTCCGCGCCGTGCTGGCCGAGCTCGTCCTCaccttcgtcttcgtcttcaccggcgtcgccgccaccatggCCGCAGGTAagccccgccgctcgccgccgctcccttcTCCGGTCGATTAAatattttcgttttttttttggttaaaaaATGGAGTTTAATTTTGGGTTGGGGTTAGGGGTGCCGGAggtggcgggggcggcgatGCCGATGGCGGCGCTGGCGGGGGTGGCGATCGcgacggcgctggcggcgggggTGCTGGTGACGGCGGGGTTCCACGTGTCCGGCGGGCACCTGAACccggcggtgacggtggcgcTGCTGGCGCGGGGGCACATCACGGCGTTCAGGTCGGCGCTCTACGTCGCCGCCCAGCTGCTGGCTTCCTCCCTCGCCTGCATCCTCCTCCGCTACCTCACCGGCGGCATGGTAAGCACCCAACCCGTCACCGCCGTtaattctttctttctttctttgcctGTCAAAATTAGGATCCGTGAAAAGAGgaggaaattttttttatttgggggTGGAATCATGTCGTTCTCTCGATTTGTCCGTGGCCATCAACTTctaaatttgtttttgttaGCTTTTTTTGGGACCAGATGAGATGCTGGGTTAATTTACTAATAATTCACCTGATAAACTTCTGTGGGTTTAAGGTTTTATAGTAGTAATTGTTGAGGAACTTCAAAGATTGTCAGGTTTTTAATCCTGTGATTCAGTTGGTTCagtttaccaaaaaaaaaaagactttgcTGAAAACCATTAGTTACAAGCCTTTTTAAATCAGTTTTGTGATTCAGAACTGTGAGAATTCTAGTTCaatctatagttttgttttCTTATTTGGATAACAACTGCCGATTGCTTCAACCAAAGTCAACCAAAGTCGTATAAGATATGAATCATTATGCTGTTAGTGACTCTGATGAACTTCCAGGTTTGTATTCTGCTTTAGTGCCTGAAGTCTCAAAAACCCTCTAGAGTCTTGGTTTGTAAAGCATATGTATCACAAAGTTAGTACAAGTTAGCCAA
This window encodes:
- the LOC4338163 gene encoding probable aquaporin TIP4-1, which encodes MAKEVDPCDHGEVVDAGCVRAVLAELVLTFVFVFTGVAATMAAGVPEVAGAAMPMAALAGVAIATALAAGVLVTAGFHVSGGHLNPAVTVALLARGHITAFRSALYVAAQLLASSLACILLRYLTGGMATPVHTLGSGIGPMQGLVMEIILTFSLLFVVYATILDPRSSVPGFGPLLTGLIVGANTIAGGNFSGASMNPARSFGPALATGVWTHHWIYWLGPLIGGPLAGLVYESLFLVKRTHEPLLDNSF